From one Nocardioides yefusunii genomic stretch:
- a CDS encoding shikimate dehydrogenase, whose protein sequence is MTTVARTCGVLGDPIAHSLSPVLHRAGYEAVGLEWTYDAHQVAAGGLPVFLATRDENWRGLSLTMPLKREAVPLVDTLTERARRAGAVNTLVLDTPEDGSRRIHGDNTDIPGAVAAIRERTDAELRTATVLGGGATATSTGLALADLGVRHVDLLVRTPERAAETVEVLTSGPDGISVDVHLLTDDVAPGDVVVCTVPASAQTPGLVARLASAPVVFDVIYDPWPTPLAAAATGVVVSGLDLLVHQAAVQFTLFTGVEAPLAAMRAAGEAALAARGGVGSHA, encoded by the coding sequence ATGACCACCGTTGCTCGTACCTGCGGCGTCCTGGGTGATCCGATCGCCCACTCGCTCTCCCCGGTGCTGCACCGTGCCGGGTACGAGGCCGTGGGTCTGGAGTGGACCTACGACGCCCACCAGGTGGCTGCGGGTGGACTGCCGGTGTTCCTCGCCACCCGCGACGAGAACTGGCGCGGTCTCTCGCTGACGATGCCGCTCAAGCGTGAGGCGGTGCCGCTGGTCGACACCCTCACCGAGCGTGCCCGTCGTGCCGGAGCGGTCAACACGCTGGTCCTGGACACGCCCGAGGACGGGAGTCGTCGGATCCACGGCGACAACACCGACATTCCCGGTGCTGTCGCAGCGATCCGTGAACGAACGGACGCGGAGCTGCGCACCGCCACGGTCCTGGGCGGGGGGGCCACCGCCACCTCGACCGGTCTCGCGCTGGCTGACCTCGGCGTGCGTCACGTCGACCTCCTGGTGCGCACTCCCGAGCGTGCCGCCGAGACGGTCGAGGTGCTCACCTCAGGCCCGGACGGAATCAGCGTGGACGTCCACCTCCTCACCGACGACGTCGCTCCCGGTGACGTCGTGGTCTGCACCGTCCCCGCGTCGGCGCAGACTCCCGGGCTCGTGGCACGGCTCGCGTCTGCCCCGGTCGTCTTCGACGTCATCTACGACCCGTGGCCCACGCCGTTGGCCGCAGCCGCGACCGGCGTCGTGGTCTCGGGGCTCGACCTGCTCGTCCACCAGGCCGCGGTGCAGTTCACGCTGTTCACCGGTGTCGAGGCGCCGCTGGCCGCGATGCGTGCCGCCGGTGAGGCGGCACTGGCTGCTCGTGGCGGCGTCGGGAGCCACGCGTGA
- the hisS gene encoding histidine--tRNA ligase, protein MSKPRPLSGFPEFLPAQRSVEREVVETLARTFELHGFSGIETRAVEPMDQLLRKGDTSKEVYVLKRLQDTEAGKDAGMGLHFDLTVPFARYVLENAGKLEFPFRRYQIQKVWRGERPQEGRFREFMQADIDIVGQGELPFHHDVEVTRVMLEALSKLTFLPGFRLQVNNRKLLQGFYAGLGLDDVDEAMRLVDKLDKLPVEKVREMLLAEAGLTADQADKVLGLADICTPDDSFVEQVRALGVTHELLDEGLAELAQLVRECQDLVTDTVRIEADLKIARGLDYYTGTVFETRLDGYESLGSICSGGRYDALASDGKNTYPGVGISLGVSRVLVPLLNKGVLVADRSVPSAVLVALVDESSRASATAVATALRANGVPCEVAATASKFGKQIRYAERRGIPFVWFTQDDGTHQVKDIRSGDQVTATPDAWTPPAEDLRPQVVTNTASKENK, encoded by the coding sequence ATGAGCAAGCCCCGCCCCCTGAGCGGCTTCCCCGAATTCCTCCCTGCCCAGCGCAGCGTCGAGCGTGAGGTCGTCGAGACCCTCGCTCGCACCTTCGAACTGCACGGGTTCTCCGGCATCGAGACCCGTGCGGTCGAGCCGATGGACCAGCTGCTCCGCAAGGGTGACACCTCCAAGGAGGTCTACGTCCTCAAGCGCCTGCAGGACACCGAGGCGGGCAAGGACGCCGGCATGGGTCTGCACTTCGACCTGACCGTGCCGTTCGCGCGCTACGTCCTGGAGAACGCCGGCAAGCTGGAGTTCCCGTTCCGTCGCTACCAGATCCAGAAGGTCTGGCGTGGCGAGCGTCCCCAGGAGGGACGCTTCCGTGAGTTCATGCAGGCCGACATCGACATCGTGGGCCAGGGCGAGCTGCCCTTCCACCACGACGTCGAGGTCACCCGCGTCATGCTCGAGGCCCTCTCGAAGCTCACCTTCCTGCCCGGCTTCCGCCTCCAGGTCAACAACCGCAAGCTGCTCCAGGGCTTCTACGCCGGCCTGGGCCTCGACGACGTCGACGAGGCCATGCGCCTGGTCGACAAGCTCGACAAGCTCCCGGTCGAGAAGGTCCGCGAGATGCTGCTCGCCGAGGCCGGTCTCACCGCTGACCAGGCCGACAAGGTGCTCGGCCTGGCCGACATCTGCACCCCCGACGACTCCTTCGTCGAGCAGGTCCGCGCCCTCGGCGTCACCCACGAGCTCCTCGACGAGGGTCTCGCCGAGCTGGCGCAGCTGGTGCGCGAGTGCCAGGACCTCGTCACCGACACCGTCCGGATCGAGGCCGACCTCAAGATCGCCCGCGGCCTGGACTACTACACCGGCACCGTCTTCGAGACCCGCCTGGACGGCTACGAGTCCCTCGGCTCGATCTGCTCCGGTGGCCGCTACGACGCGCTCGCCTCCGACGGCAAGAACACCTACCCCGGCGTCGGCATCTCCCTCGGCGTCAGCCGGGTCCTGGTGCCGCTGCTCAACAAGGGCGTCCTGGTCGCCGACCGGTCCGTCCCCAGCGCTGTCCTCGTCGCCCTGGTCGACGAGTCCTCGCGCGCGTCCGCGACCGCCGTGGCTACGGCTCTCCGCGCGAACGGCGTACCGTGTGAGGTGGCAGCGACCGCGTCGAAGTTCGGCAAGCAGATCCGCTACGCCGAGCGTCGGGGCATCCCGTTCGTCTGGTTCACGCAGGACGACGGCACCCACCAGGTCAAGGACATTCGGTCGGGAGACCAGGTGACGGCCACGCCCGACGCCTGGACGCCGCCCGCAGAGGACCTGCGTCCGCAGGTCGTCACGAACACCGCTTCAAAGGAGAACAAGTGA
- the ruvX gene encoding Holliday junction resolvase RuvX: MRFGVRVGVDPGDARVGVARSDPSGVLATPVETVRRGKGDVRQVAKIIAAEEAVEVVVGLPRNLKGKQTPSTTKALEFAEALARRIAPVPVRMVDERLTTVTAESMLRDQGRKGQKRRAVVDQVAAVVILQHALDSERTSGRPPGDVLVVTPAAPDEASAGPDASAPGSVTPDQV, encoded by the coding sequence ATGAGGTTCGGAGTCCGCGTCGGCGTCGACCCGGGTGATGCCCGGGTCGGCGTCGCGCGGTCCGACCCGTCAGGCGTCCTGGCCACCCCGGTCGAGACCGTCCGTCGTGGCAAGGGTGACGTGCGTCAGGTCGCGAAGATCATCGCCGCCGAGGAGGCGGTCGAGGTCGTCGTCGGCCTGCCCCGCAACCTCAAGGGCAAGCAGACGCCGTCCACCACCAAGGCACTGGAGTTCGCCGAGGCGCTGGCCCGTCGGATTGCCCCGGTGCCGGTGCGGATGGTCGACGAACGCCTCACCACCGTCACCGCCGAGTCGATGCTGCGTGACCAGGGCCGCAAGGGTCAGAAGCGTCGGGCCGTCGTCGACCAGGTGGCGGCCGTGGTGATCCTGCAGCACGCCCTCGACTCCGAACGCACCAGCGGCCGACCCCCCGGCGACGTCCTCGTCGTCACCCCGGCGGCACCGGACGAGGCATCTGCGGGACCGGACGCCTCCGCTCCCGGTAGCGTCACGCCCGACCAGGTCTGA
- the aspS gene encoding aspartate--tRNA ligase, whose product MIRTHDAGALRAEHVGQTVTLAGWVGRRRDHGGVAFLDLREASGVVQVVVRDEEVAHSLRNEFCLKVTGEVVARTPENVNPNLVTGEVEVVAASIEILNTSAPLPFPIDDAAASKGGEVGEETRLKYRYLDLRRSEPQRLLRLRSKVNAAARRVLERHDFVEIETPTLTRSTPEGARDFLVPARLHPGNWYALPQSPQLFKQLLMVGGMERYYQIARCYRDEDFRADRQPEFTQLDIEMSFVDQDDVIGLMEELIKEVWATNGVDVQLPIPRMTYADAMAKYGSDKPDLRMGLELVDCTEYFADTTFRVFQAPYVGAVVMPGGADQPRRQFDAWQEWAKQRGAKGLAYVTVSAEGELGGPVAKNLSDAEKEGLAAHTGAQPGDCIFFAAGAAKASRALLGAARLEIGRRGGLIDDSKFAFTWVVDAPLFEPADDAVASGDVAVGAGAWTAVHHAFTSPKPEFMDSLESNPGEALAYAYDIVCNGSELGGGSIRIHREDLQKRVFDIMGITPEQADEKFGFLLDAFKFGAPPHGGIALGLDRVVAILGGADSIRDVIAFPKSGGGFDPLTAAPAAITEQQRSEAGVDFVADEDEEQAEA is encoded by the coding sequence GTGATCCGCACCCATGACGCCGGCGCCCTGCGCGCCGAGCACGTCGGCCAGACCGTCACCCTCGCCGGGTGGGTCGGACGTCGTCGCGATCACGGCGGAGTTGCCTTCCTCGACCTGCGCGAGGCCTCCGGCGTCGTCCAGGTCGTCGTCCGCGACGAGGAGGTCGCCCACAGCCTCCGCAACGAGTTCTGCCTCAAGGTGACCGGCGAGGTCGTCGCCCGCACCCCCGAGAACGTCAACCCCAACCTCGTCACCGGCGAGGTCGAGGTCGTCGCAGCCTCGATCGAGATCCTCAACACCTCGGCCCCGCTGCCGTTCCCGATCGACGACGCTGCTGCCTCCAAGGGCGGCGAGGTCGGCGAGGAGACCCGTCTCAAGTACCGCTACCTCGACCTGCGCCGTTCCGAGCCGCAGCGTCTCCTGCGCCTGCGCAGCAAGGTCAACGCCGCGGCCCGCCGCGTGCTGGAGCGTCACGACTTCGTCGAGATCGAGACCCCGACCCTGACCCGCTCCACCCCCGAGGGTGCACGCGACTTCCTGGTGCCGGCCCGTCTGCACCCGGGCAACTGGTACGCCCTGCCGCAGTCCCCGCAGCTGTTCAAGCAGCTGCTGATGGTCGGTGGCATGGAGCGCTACTACCAGATCGCGCGTTGCTACCGCGACGAGGACTTCCGTGCCGACCGTCAGCCGGAGTTCACCCAGCTCGACATCGAGATGTCGTTCGTCGACCAGGACGACGTCATCGGTCTGATGGAGGAGCTCATCAAGGAGGTCTGGGCCACCAACGGCGTGGACGTCCAGCTCCCGATCCCGCGCATGACCTACGCCGACGCGATGGCCAAGTACGGCTCCGACAAGCCGGACCTGCGCATGGGCCTCGAGCTCGTCGACTGCACCGAGTACTTCGCCGACACCACCTTCCGCGTCTTCCAGGCCCCGTACGTCGGTGCCGTGGTGATGCCCGGTGGCGCCGACCAGCCGCGTCGTCAGTTCGACGCCTGGCAGGAGTGGGCCAAGCAGCGTGGCGCCAAGGGCCTTGCCTACGTCACCGTCTCGGCCGAGGGCGAGCTCGGTGGTCCGGTCGCCAAGAACCTCTCCGACGCGGAGAAGGAGGGCCTCGCGGCTCACACCGGCGCCCAGCCCGGCGACTGCATCTTCTTCGCCGCCGGTGCCGCCAAGGCGTCCCGTGCGCTCCTGGGCGCGGCCCGTCTCGAGATCGGTCGCCGCGGCGGCCTGATCGACGACTCGAAGTTCGCCTTCACCTGGGTCGTCGACGCTCCACTGTTCGAGCCCGCCGACGACGCCGTCGCCTCGGGTGACGTCGCCGTGGGTGCTGGTGCGTGGACGGCTGTCCACCACGCCTTCACCTCGCCGAAGCCGGAGTTCATGGACTCCCTGGAGTCGAACCCGGGCGAGGCCCTGGCCTACGCCTACGACATCGTCTGCAACGGTTCCGAGCTCGGTGGCGGTTCCATCCGCATCCACCGCGAGGACCTGCAGAAGCGAGTCTTCGACATCATGGGCATCACGCCCGAGCAGGCTGACGAGAAGTTCGGCTTCCTGCTCGACGCGTTCAAGTTCGGCGCCCCGCCGCACGGCGGCATCGCGCTCGGTCTTGACCGCGTCGTGGCGATCCTCGGTGGCGCGGACTCGATCCGCGACGTCATCGCGTTCCCGAAGTCGGGCGGTGGCTTCGACCCGCTGACCGCAGCTCCGGCCGCGATCACCGAGCAGCAGCGCTCCGAGGCGGGCGTCGACTTCGTCGCCGACGAGGACGAGGAGCAGGCGGAAGCCTGA
- the alaS gene encoding alanine--tRNA ligase encodes MDTAEIRRRFTAHFAAGGSVGAHTVVPSASLLLDDPNLLFVNAGMVPFKPFFLGQETPSFQRATSIQKCVRTPDIEDVGKTTRHGTFFEMCGNFSFGDYFKEGAITLAWELLTKSEADGGLGLDESRLYPSVLAGDDEAVELWMKATGLPRHRIVGLGKKENYWSMGIPGPGGPCSEILYDRGPEFGPDFDPSTLGPDMPFELEDRLLEIWNLVFMQDELSAVRSKEDFDIAGQLPQRNIDTGMGLERVAFLKQGKNNMYEIDVMFPVIQRAEELTGRKYGADQLDDVRFRVVADHVRSSMMLIGDGVTPGNDGRGYVLRRLLRRAVRSMRLLGFEDRALPELMPVSRDKMGVTYDNLVTDWERIARIAFAEEDAFRKTLQAGTQIFDLAALDVKKSGGSTLAGDQAFQLHDTYGFPIDLTLEMASEAGLKVDEDGFRSLMSEQRARAKADAKAKKGQHADTHAFRAVLDSHGPTEWLAYETLETESSALALVQDGENVNVLTQGQVGELVLDRTPFYAESGGQAADAGRIEFDGGVLEVLDVQRPVRGLVSHQVRVLEGELPADAPNLRALVDPEWRIGARQAHSGTHVIHAALREVLGPTALQAGSYNRPGYLRLDFGWSSALSPAQLADIENVSNEALRADLAVTAQYMTLADAKDWGAIALFGETYDDTKVRTIEIGGPWSRELCGGTHVSHSSQIGTIAVTGEASVGSGNRRIEAFTGIEGFKYLARERDMVDELTGLLKTQPGDLVGRVADLMERLKHTEKELAKLHVAQLLAGAGEIAANAVDVNGVAVVAQRLDGVSGGDVRTLATDVRARLAAGRPGVVVLLGVDGDKIAALAATNDEARALGLSANDLLRAVAPHIGGKGGGKADMAQGGGTDVSGVDAALAAVATDVARVVGA; translated from the coding sequence ATGGACACCGCAGAGATCCGCCGCCGCTTCACCGCGCACTTCGCAGCCGGAGGAAGCGTGGGGGCGCACACCGTCGTGCCGTCGGCCTCGCTGCTGCTCGACGACCCCAACCTGCTCTTCGTGAACGCGGGCATGGTGCCGTTCAAGCCGTTCTTCCTGGGCCAGGAGACGCCCTCCTTCCAACGTGCCACCAGCATCCAGAAGTGCGTCCGCACCCCCGACATCGAGGACGTCGGCAAGACCACCCGCCACGGCACGTTCTTCGAGATGTGCGGCAACTTCTCCTTCGGTGACTACTTCAAGGAGGGTGCCATCACCCTCGCCTGGGAGCTGCTCACCAAGTCCGAGGCCGACGGTGGTCTGGGCCTGGACGAGTCCCGCCTGTACCCCTCCGTCCTCGCCGGCGACGACGAGGCCGTCGAGCTGTGGATGAAGGCCACCGGTCTCCCGCGCCACCGCATCGTCGGTCTGGGCAAGAAGGAGAACTACTGGTCGATGGGCATCCCGGGCCCCGGTGGCCCGTGCTCGGAGATCCTCTACGACCGTGGCCCCGAGTTCGGCCCGGACTTCGACCCCTCCACGCTCGGCCCGGACATGCCGTTCGAGCTCGAGGACCGTCTCCTGGAGATCTGGAACCTCGTCTTCATGCAGGACGAGCTCTCCGCGGTCCGCTCCAAGGAGGACTTCGACATCGCGGGTCAGCTCCCGCAGCGCAACATCGACACCGGCATGGGCCTCGAGCGCGTTGCCTTCCTCAAGCAGGGGAAGAACAACATGTACGAGATCGACGTGATGTTCCCCGTCATTCAGCGCGCCGAGGAACTCACCGGCCGCAAGTACGGCGCCGACCAGCTCGACGACGTCCGCTTCCGCGTCGTGGCCGACCACGTCCGTTCCTCGATGATGCTCATCGGCGACGGCGTCACCCCGGGCAACGACGGCCGTGGCTACGTGCTGCGTCGTCTGCTGCGTCGCGCGGTCCGCTCGATGCGCCTGCTCGGCTTCGAGGACCGCGCGCTGCCCGAGCTGATGCCGGTCTCCCGCGACAAGATGGGTGTCACCTACGACAACCTCGTCACCGACTGGGAGCGCATCGCTCGGATCGCCTTCGCCGAGGAGGACGCGTTCCGCAAGACGCTCCAGGCCGGCACGCAGATCTTCGACCTGGCTGCCCTCGACGTGAAGAAGTCGGGCGGTTCCACCCTCGCCGGTGACCAGGCCTTCCAGCTCCACGACACCTACGGCTTCCCGATCGACCTGACCCTGGAGATGGCTTCCGAGGCCGGTCTCAAGGTCGACGAGGACGGCTTCCGCTCGCTCATGTCCGAGCAGCGGGCCCGCGCCAAGGCCGACGCCAAGGCGAAGAAGGGCCAGCACGCCGACACCCACGCCTTCCGTGCGGTGCTCGACTCCCACGGCCCCACCGAGTGGCTGGCCTACGAGACCCTCGAGACCGAGTCTTCGGCCCTCGCACTGGTCCAGGACGGCGAGAACGTCAACGTCCTCACCCAGGGCCAGGTCGGCGAGCTCGTCCTGGACCGCACCCCGTTCTACGCCGAGTCCGGTGGTCAGGCGGCTGACGCCGGTCGCATCGAGTTCGACGGCGGTGTCCTGGAGGTCCTCGACGTCCAGCGTCCCGTCCGTGGGCTCGTCTCCCACCAGGTCCGCGTCCTGGAGGGCGAGCTGCCCGCCGATGCCCCCAACCTGCGTGCGCTGGTCGACCCGGAGTGGCGCATCGGCGCCCGACAGGCCCACTCCGGCACCCACGTGATCCACGCGGCCCTGCGCGAGGTGCTCGGCCCCACCGCCCTGCAGGCCGGTTCGTACAACCGCCCCGGCTACCTGCGTCTCGACTTCGGCTGGAGCAGCGCGCTCAGCCCGGCCCAGCTGGCCGACATCGAGAACGTCTCCAACGAGGCCCTGCGTGCCGACCTCGCGGTCACCGCGCAGTACATGACGCTGGCCGACGCCAAGGACTGGGGCGCGATCGCCCTGTTCGGCGAGACCTACGACGACACCAAGGTCCGCACCATCGAGATCGGCGGCCCCTGGTCGCGTGAGCTCTGTGGTGGTACCCACGTCTCGCACTCCTCCCAGATCGGCACCATCGCCGTCACCGGTGAGGCGTCCGTGGGTTCGGGCAACCGTCGCATCGAGGCCTTCACCGGCATCGAGGGCTTCAAGTACCTGGCCCGCGAGCGCGACATGGTCGACGAGCTGACCGGTCTGCTCAAGACCCAGCCCGGTGACCTCGTGGGTCGCGTCGCCGACCTCATGGAGCGCCTCAAGCACACCGAGAAGGAGCTGGCCAAGCTGCACGTGGCCCAGCTCCTCGCCGGTGCCGGTGAGATCGCCGCCAACGCGGTCGACGTCAACGGCGTCGCCGTCGTCGCCCAGCGTCTCGACGGTGTCTCCGGCGGCGACGTCCGCACCCTGGCCACCGACGTCCGTGCCCGTCTCGCGGCCGGTCGTCCCGGTGTCGTGGTGCTGCTCGGCGTCGACGGCGACAAGATCGCTGCGCTCGCCGCGACCAACGACGAGGCCCGCGCACTGGGTCTTTCGGCCAACGACCTGCTCCGCGCCGTCGCCCCGCACATCGGTGGCAAGGGTGGCGGCAAGGCCGACATGGCGCAGGGCGGCGGCACCGATGTCTCCGGCGTCGACGCAGCCCTGGCTGCTGTCGCCACCGACGTCGCCCGCGTCGTCGGCGCCTGA
- a CDS encoding DUF6167 family protein, which translates to MSRAVWFVAGASAGVYAMNKARQFAGTLSAEGMKARWQGVTHGARLVVADAKQAQATKEDELRVKLGLPAVSPDAGRQLGAGSSAAATATPALAPTVENDKKDTH; encoded by the coding sequence ATGAGCCGAGCCGTCTGGTTCGTTGCCGGGGCCTCCGCCGGCGTGTACGCCATGAACAAGGCCCGCCAGTTCGCCGGAACCCTCTCCGCCGAGGGCATGAAGGCACGCTGGCAGGGCGTCACCCACGGGGCACGCCTCGTGGTGGCCGACGCCAAGCAGGCCCAGGCCACCAAGGAGGACGAGCTGCGCGTCAAGCTCGGCCTCCCCGCCGTCAGCCCGGACGCCGGGCGACAACTCGGCGCCGGCAGCTCAGCCGCTGCCACCGCCACCCCCGCACTTGCACCAACCGTCGAGAACGACAAGAAGGACACCCACTGA
- the mltG gene encoding endolytic transglycosylase MltG, translating to MSEFPTPDDTQSDLVPVTDPRSTPPARASRGGSRRAPTKAELRRARRAGGGGRSSGGGGRAKRGLVGILVIVLAVVLGAGALFWGATQGVKAVQGMFAGPEDFSGTGNGDDVLFEVAQGDTASAIGRGLKEQGVVASVQAFIDAANADPASSGIQVGHYALKPGMSAQAALDVLANPANKIQATVTVPEGLRVEDVVDLLVKKTDFTRGALEKALRNPDLGLPEYAEGNPEGYLFPATYAIAPGDTALDLMSAMVERWGQAAREFDLENRAAELGKTPQEIMTIASLVEAEGRGDAMAKIARVIYNRLDGPGNKGGTNGLLQIDAAVNYALGQTGTTEFTEAQKASVASSPYNTYYQVGLPPTPIEAPGDDAIEAALNPAEGDWYYYVTVDLETGETRFSENYSDFLVDKAAYKNYCLGSDRC from the coding sequence GTGAGCGAGTTCCCCACTCCTGACGACACCCAGTCCGACCTGGTCCCGGTGACCGATCCCCGCAGCACGCCGCCCGCCCGGGCCTCGCGTGGCGGCTCACGCAGGGCGCCGACGAAGGCCGAACTGCGTCGCGCGCGACGCGCCGGTGGTGGCGGTCGCAGCAGCGGGGGAGGGGGACGAGCCAAGCGTGGGCTCGTCGGGATCCTGGTGATCGTCCTGGCCGTCGTCCTCGGTGCAGGAGCGCTGTTCTGGGGCGCCACCCAGGGTGTGAAGGCCGTGCAGGGCATGTTCGCCGGTCCTGAGGACTTCAGTGGCACCGGCAACGGTGACGACGTGCTCTTCGAGGTCGCCCAGGGCGACACCGCGAGCGCCATCGGACGAGGGCTCAAGGAGCAGGGCGTCGTGGCGTCGGTCCAGGCGTTCATCGATGCCGCCAACGCGGACCCGGCCTCGTCAGGCATCCAGGTGGGCCACTACGCGCTCAAGCCCGGCATGAGCGCGCAGGCCGCGCTGGACGTGCTGGCGAACCCTGCGAACAAGATCCAGGCGACGGTGACCGTGCCCGAGGGGCTGCGCGTGGAAGACGTCGTGGACCTGCTGGTCAAGAAGACCGACTTCACGCGCGGCGCGCTGGAGAAGGCCCTGAGGAACCCAGACCTGGGACTGCCCGAGTACGCCGAGGGCAACCCCGAGGGCTACCTCTTCCCGGCCACCTACGCGATCGCCCCCGGTGACACCGCGCTCGACCTGATGAGCGCGATGGTGGAGCGCTGGGGCCAGGCCGCCCGCGAGTTCGACCTCGAGAACCGCGCCGCCGAGCTCGGCAAGACACCGCAGGAGATCATGACGATCGCCTCGTTGGTGGAGGCCGAGGGTCGCGGCGATGCGATGGCGAAGATCGCCCGCGTCATCTACAACCGCCTGGACGGTCCCGGCAACAAGGGCGGCACGAACGGTCTGCTGCAGATCGACGCGGCCGTCAACTACGCCCTGGGTCAGACCGGCACCACCGAGTTCACCGAGGCCCAGAAGGCGTCCGTGGCGAGCTCTCCGTACAACACCTACTACCAGGTCGGTCTGCCCCCGACGCCGATCGAGGCGCCGGGCGACGACGCGATCGAAGCGGCCCTGAACCCGGCCGAGGGTGACTGGTACTACTACGTGACCGTCGACCTCGAGACCGGCGAGACCAGGTTCTCGGAGAACTACTCCGACTTCCTCGTCGACAAGGCCGCCTACAAGAACTACTGCCTCGGATCGGACCGCTGCTGA
- a CDS encoding replication-associated recombination protein A, with protein MADDGLFDVPGTRPGGGGSLSSTNHRGAPLAVRMRPRTLDDLVGQQQLRATGSPLRRLVEGDASMSVLLWGPPGTGKTTIAGIVSHSTNRRFVEISAVSAGVKEVRAAIDHARNELAVAGTETVLFVDEVHRFSKAQQDALLPAVENRWVTLVAATTENPFFSVISPLMSRSLLLKLESLTDADIDEVVQRALSDERGYGGRVDVDDDAREHLVRLAGGDARRALTYLEASASAAGAKLLDRSHPDVPLPEADDDAGRPHVTLALAETAVDQAAVRYDRDGDQHYDVTSAWIKSMRGSDPDAALHYLARMIEAGEDARFIARRLVVHASEDVGMADSSVLATAVAAAQAVQLVGLPEARLNLAHACVAIAMAPKSNAVYAAYGAAEADVRKGKLGTVPPHLRDSHYGGAKKLGHGEEYVYPHDTPHGVATQQYLPDVLTGAVYYRPTTRGTEGALRETWERVRSIVRGKRNGR; from the coding sequence TTGGCTGACGACGGTCTTTTCGACGTTCCCGGGACGCGCCCCGGTGGTGGTGGCTCACTGAGCTCGACCAACCACCGGGGCGCGCCCCTGGCCGTACGCATGCGGCCTCGGACGTTGGACGACCTCGTCGGCCAGCAGCAGCTGCGCGCCACTGGCTCACCGCTGCGTCGTCTGGTGGAGGGTGACGCCTCGATGTCGGTCCTGCTCTGGGGGCCTCCGGGCACCGGCAAGACCACCATCGCCGGCATCGTCAGTCACTCGACCAACCGCCGTTTCGTCGAGATCTCCGCGGTCTCGGCCGGCGTGAAGGAAGTCCGGGCTGCGATCGACCACGCCCGCAACGAGTTGGCAGTTGCCGGCACCGAGACCGTGCTCTTCGTCGACGAGGTCCACCGCTTCTCCAAGGCGCAGCAGGACGCCCTGCTGCCCGCGGTCGAGAACCGCTGGGTGACGTTGGTCGCAGCAACCACCGAGAACCCGTTCTTCTCCGTCATCTCGCCGCTGATGTCGCGCAGCCTGCTGCTCAAGCTGGAGTCGCTCACCGACGCCGACATCGACGAGGTCGTCCAGCGTGCACTCAGCGACGAGCGCGGCTACGGCGGCCGCGTCGACGTCGACGACGACGCCCGTGAACACTTGGTCCGTCTCGCCGGGGGAGACGCCCGGCGCGCGCTCACCTACCTGGAGGCCTCAGCCTCCGCGGCGGGGGCCAAGCTGCTCGACCGCTCCCACCCTGACGTGCCGTTGCCCGAGGCGGACGACGACGCCGGGCGTCCGCACGTCACCCTTGCCCTGGCCGAGACCGCGGTCGACCAGGCCGCGGTCCGCTACGACCGCGACGGCGACCAGCACTACGACGTCACCAGTGCGTGGATCAAGTCGATGCGCGGTTCCGACCCGGACGCCGCGCTGCACTACCTCGCCCGGATGATCGAGGCCGGCGAGGACGCCCGGTTCATCGCCCGACGCCTGGTCGTGCACGCCTCCGAGGACGTCGGCATGGCCGACTCCTCGGTCCTGGCCACCGCAGTCGCTGCGGCCCAGGCCGTGCAGCTGGTCGGCCTGCCCGAGGCCCGGCTCAACCTCGCCCACGCCTGCGTCGCGATCGCGATGGCACCCAAGTCGAACGCCGTCTACGCCGCCTACGGCGCGGCGGAGGCCGACGTCCGCAAGGGCAAGCTGGGCACGGTCCCGCCGCACCTGCGCGACTCCCACTACGGCGGCGCGAAGAAGCTCGGCCACGGCGAGGAGTACGTCTACCCGCACGACACCCCGCACGGCGTGGCCACCCAGCAGTACCTTCCCGACGTCCTGACCGGCGCCGTCTACTACCGCCCCACCACGCGTGGCACCGAGGGTGCACTGCGCGAGACGTGGGAGCGGGTCCGGAGCATCGTCCGGGGCAAGCGGAACGGAAGGTAG